The following are encoded together in the Syngnathus scovelli strain Florida chromosome 12, RoL_Ssco_1.2, whole genome shotgun sequence genome:
- the camk2g2 gene encoding calcium/calmodulin-dependent protein kinase type II subunit gamma isoform X13: MATVVTSTRFTDEYQLYEELGKGAFSVVRRCVKKSTGQEYAAKIINTKKLSARDHQKLEREARICRLLKHPNIVRLHDSISEEGFHYLVFDLVTGGELFEDIVAREYYSEADASHCINQILESVSHIHQHDIVHRDLKPENLLLASKMKGAAVKLADFGLAIEVQGDQQAWFGFAGTPGYLSPEVLRKDPYGKPVDIWACGVILYILLVGYPPFWDEDQHKLYQQIKAGAYDFPSPEWDTVTPEAKNLINQMLTINPAKRITADQALKHPWVCQRSTVASMMHRQETVECLRKFNARRKLKGAILTTMLVSRNFSACKTLLNKKSDGVKKRKSSSSVCLMGSTESCNNAEEEEMKGRKQEVIKMTEQLIEAINNGDFEAYTRICDPGLTSFEPEALGNLVEGMDFHKFYFDNLLSKNSKPVHTTILNPHVHLMGEDAACIAYIRLTQYMDGQGHPRSCQSEETRVWQRRDAKWLNVHFHCSGAPAAPLQ, from the exons ATGGCTACGGTGGTTACCTCGACCCGCTTCACGGATGAATACCAGCTCTACGAAGAACTCGGGAA gggcGCCTTCTCTGTGGTGAGGCGCTGCGTGAAGAAGTCCACGGGGCAGGAGTACGCCGCCAAAATCATCAACACCAAAAAGCTGTCGGCCAGAG ATCATCAGAAATTGGAGCGCGAAGCGAGAATCTGTCGTCTGCTCAAACATCCAAACATAG TTCGTCTTCACGACAGCATTTCAGAGGAGGGCTTCCATTACCTCGTCTTTGACCT GGTCACCGGCGGGGAGCTTTTCGAAGACATCGTCGCCAGAGAGTATTACAGCGAGGCAGACGCCAG CCATTGCATCAATCAGATCCTGGAGAGCGTGAGCCACATCCACCAGCATGACATCGTGCACCGGGACCTGAAG CCAGAGAATCTTCTCCTAGCCAGTAAGATGAAGGGAGCAGCGGTCAAGCTCGCCGACTTCGGCCTGGCCATCGAAGTGCAGGGAGACCAGCAGGCCTGGTTCG GCTTTGCGGGGACTCCAGGGTATCTGTCTCCAGAGGTGCTGAGGAAGGACCCGTACGGCAAGCCGGTGGACATATGGGCATGCG GGGTGATCCTGTACATCCTGCTGGTGGGCTACCCCCCCTTTTGGGATGAGGACCAGCACAAACTGTACCAGCAGATCAAAGCCGGAGCCTACGAC TTCCCATCGCCAGAGTGGGACACGGTGACCCCCGAGGCCAAAAATCTGATCAATCAAATGTTAACCATTAACCCTGCGAAAAGGATCACGGCCGACCAGGCCCTCAAACATCCCTGGGTCTGC CAACGCTCCACCGTGGCCTCCATGATGCACCGCCAAGAGACCGTAGAGTGTCTCCGCAAGTTCAacgccaggaggaaactgaag GGAGCCATTCTCACCACGATGCTCGTGTCCAGGAACTTCTCTG CTTGCAAAACCTTATTAAACAAAAAGTCGGACGGCGTGAAG AAAAGGAAGTCCAGCTCGAGTGTTTGTTTGATG GGCTCGACGGAGAGCTGCAACAACGCTGAAGAGGAGGAGATGAAAG GCCGTAAACAAGAGGTCATCAAGATGACCGAGCAGCTGATTGAAGCCATCAACAATGGCGACTTTGAGGCCTACAc GAGAATCTGTGACCCGGGCCTGACCTCCTTTGAGCCGGAAGCTCTGGGCAATCTGGTGGAGGGCATGGACTTCCACAAGTTCTACTTTGACAACC TGTTGAGTAAGAACAGCAAGCCGGTGCACACCACCATTCTGAACCCTCACGTGCACCTGATGGGCGAAGACGCAGCGTGCATCGCTTACATCCGTCTGACGCAGTACATGGACGGGCAAGGCCACCCGCGTTCATGCCAGTCGGAGGAGACCCGCGTGTGGCAGCGCCGCGACGCCAAGTGGCTCAACGTCCACTTCCACTGCTCGGGAGCTCCCGCCGCGCCGCTGCAGTGA
- the camk2g2 gene encoding calcium/calmodulin-dependent protein kinase type II subunit gamma isoform X1 yields MATVVTSTRFTDEYQLYEELGKGAFSVVRRCVKKSTGQEYAAKIINTKKLSARDHQKLEREARICRLLKHPNIVRLHDSISEEGFHYLVFDLVTGGELFEDIVAREYYSEADASHCINQILESVSHIHQHDIVHRDLKPENLLLASKMKGAAVKLADFGLAIEVQGDQQAWFGFAGTPGYLSPEVLRKDPYGKPVDIWACGQYSESSCYRCNVSRQVIFTCTCESGVILYILLVGYPPFWDEDQHKLYQQIKAGAYDFPSPEWDTVTPEAKNLINQMLTINPAKRITADQALKHPWVCQRSTVASMMHRQETVECLRKFNARRKLKGAILTTMLVSRNFSVGRQHTSPAATTSTAAMAQEACKTLLNKKSDGVKESQTTVVHNPADGIKGSTESCNNAEEEEMKGRKGRKQEVIKMTEQLIEAINNGDFEAYTRICDPGLTSFEPEALGNLVEGMDFHKFYFDNLLSKNSKPVHTTILNPHVHLMGEDAACIAYIRLTQYMDGQGHPRSCQSEETRVWQRRDAKWLNVHFHCSGAPAAPLQ; encoded by the exons ATGGCTACGGTGGTTACCTCGACCCGCTTCACGGATGAATACCAGCTCTACGAAGAACTCGGGAA gggcGCCTTCTCTGTGGTGAGGCGCTGCGTGAAGAAGTCCACGGGGCAGGAGTACGCCGCCAAAATCATCAACACCAAAAAGCTGTCGGCCAGAG ATCATCAGAAATTGGAGCGCGAAGCGAGAATCTGTCGTCTGCTCAAACATCCAAACATAG TTCGTCTTCACGACAGCATTTCAGAGGAGGGCTTCCATTACCTCGTCTTTGACCT GGTCACCGGCGGGGAGCTTTTCGAAGACATCGTCGCCAGAGAGTATTACAGCGAGGCAGACGCCAG CCATTGCATCAATCAGATCCTGGAGAGCGTGAGCCACATCCACCAGCATGACATCGTGCACCGGGACCTGAAG CCAGAGAATCTTCTCCTAGCCAGTAAGATGAAGGGAGCAGCGGTCAAGCTCGCCGACTTCGGCCTGGCCATCGAAGTGCAGGGAGACCAGCAGGCCTGGTTCG GCTTTGCGGGGACTCCAGGGTATCTGTCTCCAGAGGTGCTGAGGAAGGACCCGTACGGCAAGCCGGTGGACATATGGGCATGCGGTCAGTATTCGGAGTCGTCGTGTTACCGATGTAACGTGAGCAGGCAAGTTATTTTCACATGTACGTGTGAGTCAGGGGTGATCCTGTACATCCTGCTGGTGGGCTACCCCCCCTTTTGGGATGAGGACCAGCACAAACTGTACCAGCAGATCAAAGCCGGAGCCTACGAC TTCCCATCGCCAGAGTGGGACACGGTGACCCCCGAGGCCAAAAATCTGATCAATCAAATGTTAACCATTAACCCTGCGAAAAGGATCACGGCCGACCAGGCCCTCAAACATCCCTGGGTCTGC CAACGCTCCACCGTGGCCTCCATGATGCACCGCCAAGAGACCGTAGAGTGTCTCCGCAAGTTCAacgccaggaggaaactgaag GGAGCCATTCTCACCACGATGCTCGTGTCCAGGAACTTCTCTG TGGGACGGCAGCACACAAGTCCCGCCGCCACCACCAGCACCGCCGCCATGGCGCAAGAAG CTTGCAAAACCTTATTAAACAAAAAGTCGGACGGCGTGAAG gaatcgCAGACCACTGTCGTGCACAACCCAGCTGACGGTATCAAG GGCTCGACGGAGAGCTGCAACAACGCTGAAGAGGAGGAGATGAAAGGTAGGAAAG GCCGTAAACAAGAGGTCATCAAGATGACCGAGCAGCTGATTGAAGCCATCAACAATGGCGACTTTGAGGCCTACAc GAGAATCTGTGACCCGGGCCTGACCTCCTTTGAGCCGGAAGCTCTGGGCAATCTGGTGGAGGGCATGGACTTCCACAAGTTCTACTTTGACAACC TGTTGAGTAAGAACAGCAAGCCGGTGCACACCACCATTCTGAACCCTCACGTGCACCTGATGGGCGAAGACGCAGCGTGCATCGCTTACATCCGTCTGACGCAGTACATGGACGGGCAAGGCCACCCGCGTTCATGCCAGTCGGAGGAGACCCGCGTGTGGCAGCGCCGCGACGCCAAGTGGCTCAACGTCCACTTCCACTGCTCGGGAGCTCCCGCCGCGCCGCTGCAGTGA
- the camk2g2 gene encoding calcium/calmodulin-dependent protein kinase type II delta chain isoform X5: MATVVTSTRFTDEYQLYEELGKGAFSVVRRCVKKSTGQEYAAKIINTKKLSARDHQKLEREARICRLLKHPNIVRLHDSISEEGFHYLVFDLVTGGELFEDIVAREYYSEADASHCINQILESVSHIHQHDIVHRDLKPENLLLASKMKGAAVKLADFGLAIEVQGDQQAWFGFAGTPGYLSPEVLRKDPYGKPVDIWACGQYSESSCYRCNVSRQVIFTCTCESGVILYILLVGYPPFWDEDQHKLYQQIKAGAYDFPSPEWDTVTPEAKNLINQMLTINPAKRITADQALKHPWVCQRSTVASMMHRQETVECLRKFNARRKLKGAILTTMLVSRNFSVGRQHTSPAATTSTAAMAQEACKTLLNKKSDGVKGSTESCNNAEEEEMKGRKGRKQEVIKMTEQLIEAINNGDFEAYTRICDPGLTSFEPEALGNLVEGMDFHKFYFDNLLSKNSKPVHTTILNPHVHLMGEDAACIAYIRLTQYMDGQGHPRSCQSEETRVWQRRDAKWLNVHFHCSGAPAAPLQ; this comes from the exons ATGGCTACGGTGGTTACCTCGACCCGCTTCACGGATGAATACCAGCTCTACGAAGAACTCGGGAA gggcGCCTTCTCTGTGGTGAGGCGCTGCGTGAAGAAGTCCACGGGGCAGGAGTACGCCGCCAAAATCATCAACACCAAAAAGCTGTCGGCCAGAG ATCATCAGAAATTGGAGCGCGAAGCGAGAATCTGTCGTCTGCTCAAACATCCAAACATAG TTCGTCTTCACGACAGCATTTCAGAGGAGGGCTTCCATTACCTCGTCTTTGACCT GGTCACCGGCGGGGAGCTTTTCGAAGACATCGTCGCCAGAGAGTATTACAGCGAGGCAGACGCCAG CCATTGCATCAATCAGATCCTGGAGAGCGTGAGCCACATCCACCAGCATGACATCGTGCACCGGGACCTGAAG CCAGAGAATCTTCTCCTAGCCAGTAAGATGAAGGGAGCAGCGGTCAAGCTCGCCGACTTCGGCCTGGCCATCGAAGTGCAGGGAGACCAGCAGGCCTGGTTCG GCTTTGCGGGGACTCCAGGGTATCTGTCTCCAGAGGTGCTGAGGAAGGACCCGTACGGCAAGCCGGTGGACATATGGGCATGCGGTCAGTATTCGGAGTCGTCGTGTTACCGATGTAACGTGAGCAGGCAAGTTATTTTCACATGTACGTGTGAGTCAGGGGTGATCCTGTACATCCTGCTGGTGGGCTACCCCCCCTTTTGGGATGAGGACCAGCACAAACTGTACCAGCAGATCAAAGCCGGAGCCTACGAC TTCCCATCGCCAGAGTGGGACACGGTGACCCCCGAGGCCAAAAATCTGATCAATCAAATGTTAACCATTAACCCTGCGAAAAGGATCACGGCCGACCAGGCCCTCAAACATCCCTGGGTCTGC CAACGCTCCACCGTGGCCTCCATGATGCACCGCCAAGAGACCGTAGAGTGTCTCCGCAAGTTCAacgccaggaggaaactgaag GGAGCCATTCTCACCACGATGCTCGTGTCCAGGAACTTCTCTG TGGGACGGCAGCACACAAGTCCCGCCGCCACCACCAGCACCGCCGCCATGGCGCAAGAAG CTTGCAAAACCTTATTAAACAAAAAGTCGGACGGCGTGAAG GGCTCGACGGAGAGCTGCAACAACGCTGAAGAGGAGGAGATGAAAGGTAGGAAAG GCCGTAAACAAGAGGTCATCAAGATGACCGAGCAGCTGATTGAAGCCATCAACAATGGCGACTTTGAGGCCTACAc GAGAATCTGTGACCCGGGCCTGACCTCCTTTGAGCCGGAAGCTCTGGGCAATCTGGTGGAGGGCATGGACTTCCACAAGTTCTACTTTGACAACC TGTTGAGTAAGAACAGCAAGCCGGTGCACACCACCATTCTGAACCCTCACGTGCACCTGATGGGCGAAGACGCAGCGTGCATCGCTTACATCCGTCTGACGCAGTACATGGACGGGCAAGGCCACCCGCGTTCATGCCAGTCGGAGGAGACCCGCGTGTGGCAGCGCCGCGACGCCAAGTGGCTCAACGTCCACTTCCACTGCTCGGGAGCTCCCGCCGCGCCGCTGCAGTGA
- the camk2g2 gene encoding calcium/calmodulin-dependent protein kinase type II subunit gamma isoform X15, with protein MATVVTSTRFTDEYQLYEELGKGAFSVVRRCVKKSTGQEYAAKIINTKKLSARDHQKLEREARICRLLKHPNIVRLHDSISEEGFHYLVFDLVTGGELFEDIVAREYYSEADASHCINQILESVSHIHQHDIVHRDLKPENLLLASKMKGAAVKLADFGLAIEVQGDQQAWFGFAGTPGYLSPEVLRKDPYGKPVDIWACGVILYILLVGYPPFWDEDQHKLYQQIKAGAYDFPSPEWDTVTPEAKNLINQMLTINPAKRITADQALKHPWVCQRSTVASMMHRQETVECLRKFNARRKLKGAILTTMLVSRNFSACKTLLNKKSDGVKGSTESCNNAEEEEMKGRKQEVIKMTEQLIEAINNGDFEAYTRICDPGLTSFEPEALGNLVEGMDFHKFYFDNLLSKNSKPVHTTILNPHVHLMGEDAACIAYIRLTQYMDGQGHPRSCQSEETRVWQRRDAKWLNVHFHCSGAPAAPLQ; from the exons ATGGCTACGGTGGTTACCTCGACCCGCTTCACGGATGAATACCAGCTCTACGAAGAACTCGGGAA gggcGCCTTCTCTGTGGTGAGGCGCTGCGTGAAGAAGTCCACGGGGCAGGAGTACGCCGCCAAAATCATCAACACCAAAAAGCTGTCGGCCAGAG ATCATCAGAAATTGGAGCGCGAAGCGAGAATCTGTCGTCTGCTCAAACATCCAAACATAG TTCGTCTTCACGACAGCATTTCAGAGGAGGGCTTCCATTACCTCGTCTTTGACCT GGTCACCGGCGGGGAGCTTTTCGAAGACATCGTCGCCAGAGAGTATTACAGCGAGGCAGACGCCAG CCATTGCATCAATCAGATCCTGGAGAGCGTGAGCCACATCCACCAGCATGACATCGTGCACCGGGACCTGAAG CCAGAGAATCTTCTCCTAGCCAGTAAGATGAAGGGAGCAGCGGTCAAGCTCGCCGACTTCGGCCTGGCCATCGAAGTGCAGGGAGACCAGCAGGCCTGGTTCG GCTTTGCGGGGACTCCAGGGTATCTGTCTCCAGAGGTGCTGAGGAAGGACCCGTACGGCAAGCCGGTGGACATATGGGCATGCG GGGTGATCCTGTACATCCTGCTGGTGGGCTACCCCCCCTTTTGGGATGAGGACCAGCACAAACTGTACCAGCAGATCAAAGCCGGAGCCTACGAC TTCCCATCGCCAGAGTGGGACACGGTGACCCCCGAGGCCAAAAATCTGATCAATCAAATGTTAACCATTAACCCTGCGAAAAGGATCACGGCCGACCAGGCCCTCAAACATCCCTGGGTCTGC CAACGCTCCACCGTGGCCTCCATGATGCACCGCCAAGAGACCGTAGAGTGTCTCCGCAAGTTCAacgccaggaggaaactgaag GGAGCCATTCTCACCACGATGCTCGTGTCCAGGAACTTCTCTG CTTGCAAAACCTTATTAAACAAAAAGTCGGACGGCGTGAAG GGCTCGACGGAGAGCTGCAACAACGCTGAAGAGGAGGAGATGAAAG GCCGTAAACAAGAGGTCATCAAGATGACCGAGCAGCTGATTGAAGCCATCAACAATGGCGACTTTGAGGCCTACAc GAGAATCTGTGACCCGGGCCTGACCTCCTTTGAGCCGGAAGCTCTGGGCAATCTGGTGGAGGGCATGGACTTCCACAAGTTCTACTTTGACAACC TGTTGAGTAAGAACAGCAAGCCGGTGCACACCACCATTCTGAACCCTCACGTGCACCTGATGGGCGAAGACGCAGCGTGCATCGCTTACATCCGTCTGACGCAGTACATGGACGGGCAAGGCCACCCGCGTTCATGCCAGTCGGAGGAGACCCGCGTGTGGCAGCGCCGCGACGCCAAGTGGCTCAACGTCCACTTCCACTGCTCGGGAGCTCCCGCCGCGCCGCTGCAGTGA